AATTCGTTTCAAAGCTTGGGTAAAAAGTAGATTACCCTACAAAGGTTTACCTTTAATGGTTGTTAATATTCAAAATAAAGAGGTACTCTTTTACAGACACAAAAGTATTGCATTTCCAAGATACGATTCGCATGGTTGGCAAGGACATGTATTTGCTTTGAAAATACCTAAAAAAATTCTTAATCAGGCAAAAAATCTTACTGACTGCAAATTAAGTGCTTTTATTATGTTCCGTGATTACGGATATGCACAAGTAGACGATACGATATATGTAGATGATATGCAGGTAGAGTTATTTTGAGTATTACAAGACATTAGGTTCTATTGGATATATTTCTTTCCATCGCTCAGGACAGCAATATACCCTCTTATCCACATGAGCACAACGCGCTGGGCAAGGACACGCTCAAGAGAACATACAAATATGCAGAAACAGGGTAAAATATTACTTCAACCTTTTGTTAATATCTAATCCATGTTTCTTAGCAGTTTCTATGGCTATTTCGTAGCCTGCATCCGCATGGCGAATAACGCCAATACCTGGATCATTTGTAAGCACGCGTCTAAGCCGAGCTTCAGCTTCAGGTGTTCCATCCGCCACAATAACCATACCCGCATGAATAGAATAACCAATACCTACTCCTCCCCCATGATGCAAGCTAACCCAACTAGCACCTCCTGCTGTGTTTATCAGTGCATTGAGAATGGGCCAATCCGCAATAGCATCGCTGCCATCTTTCATAGCTTCGGTTTCACGGTAAGGTGATGCCACCGAACCCGTATCTAAATGATCCCGCCCTATTACTATGGGAGCTTTTACCTTACCTTCTCTTACTAATTCATTAAACGCTAAGCCTGCTTTTAATCTATCCCCTTGCCCTAACCAACATATTCGTGCAGGTAAACCCTGAAAAGCAATTTTTTCTCTTGCCATAGTTAGCCAACGCCGCAGCCCAACATCATCAGGAAACAATTCTAACAATTTTTCATCAGCAGTATAAATGTCTTCAGGATCTCCACTCAAAGCTACAAACCGAAAAGGTCCTTTACCTTGACAAAATAAAGGTCGAATATACGCAGGAACAAAACCAGGAAAGTCAAAAGCATTGCTTACACCACGAGCTAACGCCTGCCCGCGCAAATTATTTCCATAGTCAAAAGTTACAGCACCTCTTTTTTGCAGCTCTAACATCAAACGAACATGCAAAGCCATTGTATCTTTGGACTCTTCTATATACTGCTTAGGGTTAGTTTCGCGTAAAATTTTTGCTTGAGCAGCAGTATAGCCCTTGGGAAAGTAACCTACTAATTCGTCATGAGCAGAAGTTTGGTCAGTAAGTACATCAGGCGTTATGTTTCTATCAATCAAGCGTTGAAGCAAATCCACAGCATTACATAAAACCGCAATAGAGATGGCTTTGCCTTGTTTTTTGTATTCCAAAGCTTTGTCAATTGCTTTGTCAATATCGTATTCTACTTCATCTAAATAGCGAGTTTCTATTCGTTTTTTAATGCGCCACTCTTCCATTTCGGCTACAAGGCAAACACCTTCGTTCATAGTAACAGCCAAAGGCTGTGCACCGCCCATTCCACCTAAACCCGCAGTAACCGATAAAGTATGCTTTAGTGTACCATTAAAGTGCTGCCTTGCGCACTCTGCAAAAGTTTCGTATGTACCTTGCACAATACCTTGCGAACCTATATAAATCCAACTTCCTGCTGTCATTTGCCCATACATGGTTAAACCTTTGGCATCTAACTCACGAAAATAGTCCCAATTTGCCCACTTTGGAACTAACATCGCATTAACTAAAAGTACACGCGGCGCATCAGGATGAGACTTTAAAATAGCCACAGGCTTACCACTCTGAATCAATAAAGTTTCATCATTCTCCAAAACCTGTAGGGCTTTGACAATTTTTTCGTAGCATTCCCAATTTCTAGCAGCTTTTCCTGTACCACCATATACAATCAGTTCATCGGGATTTTCGGCTACCTCAGGATCAAGATTGTTCATTAACATGCGTAAAGCTGCTTCTTGTATCCACCCTTTGCATGATATCTTAGTGCCTCTCGGCGCTTTGATATTTCGTTGAGATACCTTCTGCATGCCCAAAAATACGAAAATTTCACAAAAACCTACCTCAATCTAATCTAAATTTTTAACATTCTCTTAACATGCTCAATCAAGCAAATTAAGAGCTTTGCATTATGCTTGGCTTAACTACGGGATTATTTGTTTTGCTAATTATTGCAATTCTGTGTGCTTGTATTTTTGAATTCATCAATGGATTTCATGATACTGCTAACGCCGTAGCTACAGTAATATACACTAACTCCCTTAAGCCTATCCCTGCTGTAATTATTTCAGGTATATTCAACATGTTGGGAGTATTTATAGGGGGAATCAGCGTAGCAATGGGAATTGTAGCTTTACTTCCTATTGAAGCTATTCAAACTCAAACTCAATCGCAAACTTTATGGATGGTCGTTTCAATGATGTTAAGTGCAATTATATGGAACTTCGGAACTTGGTATTTTGGTATTCCT
The Bacteroidia bacterium DNA segment above includes these coding regions:
- the hutU gene encoding urocanate hydratase; translation: MQKVSQRNIKAPRGTKISCKGWIQEAALRMLMNNLDPEVAENPDELIVYGGTGKAARNWECYEKIVKALQVLENDETLLIQSGKPVAILKSHPDAPRVLLVNAMLVPKWANWDYFRELDAKGLTMYGQMTAGSWIYIGSQGIVQGTYETFAECARQHFNGTLKHTLSVTAGLGGMGGAQPLAVTMNEGVCLVAEMEEWRIKKRIETRYLDEVEYDIDKAIDKALEYKKQGKAISIAVLCNAVDLLQRLIDRNITPDVLTDQTSAHDELVGYFPKGYTAAQAKILRETNPKQYIEESKDTMALHVRLMLELQKRGAVTFDYGNNLRGQALARGVSNAFDFPGFVPAYIRPLFCQGKGPFRFVALSGDPEDIYTADEKLLELFPDDVGLRRWLTMAREKIAFQGLPARICWLGQGDRLKAGLAFNELVREGKVKAPIVIGRDHLDTGSVASPYRETEAMKDGSDAIADWPILNALINTAGGASWVSLHHGGGVGIGYSIHAGMVIVADGTPEAEARLRRVLTNDPGIGVIRHADAGYEIAIETAKKHGLDINKRLK